Proteins encoded together in one Impatiens glandulifera chromosome 1, dImpGla2.1, whole genome shotgun sequence window:
- the LOC124921914 gene encoding putative cyclin-A3-1: MTVKVNSVSVTRFGKKRTADAMIGQDSHLQHSPAKKRSPLDGISNLISTHTAVREIEAAASKFDDSEMCDGYVTEIYDYLHNMEKEAKRRPLQDYIDKVQKDVTANMRGVLVDWLVEVAEEYKLQSDTLHLSITYIDRFLSLNPLNKQRLQLLGVSSMSIASKFQEINPPTLDDFCYITDNTYKKEELVKMEADILKSLKFEVSSPTINTFLRRFSRISEQDRKYPDLEFELLGCYLAELSLLDYGCVNFLPSMIASSVVFLSRFMFHPDKHPWNATLERFSGYKPADLQECVLLIQDLQLGKRGGSLVAVRDKYNQHKFKCVGLTKGPLQIPNLYFEG; this comes from the coding sequence ATGACTGTCAAAGTAAACTCAGTGAGTGTTACTCGCTTCGGGAAGAAGAGGACAGCCGACGCAATGATCGGACAGGATTCTCATCTGCAGCATTCCCCCGCCAAGAAGAGATCCCCTCTCGATGGGATTTCCAATTTAATTAGTACGCATACGGCTGTACGTGAAATTGAAGCAGCAGCCTCCAAGTTTGATGATTCTGAGATGTGCGATGGTTATGTAACTGAAATCTACGATTATCTTCATAACATGGAGAAAGAGGCAAAGAGAAGGCCGCTGCAAGACTATATCGACAAGGTGCAGAAAGATGTGACTGCAAACATGAGAGGGGTTTTGGTGGATTGGTTGGTGGAGGTCGCAGAAGAATACAAGCTTCAATCTGATACACTTCATCTCTCAATCACTTACATTGACAGATTCTTGTCTCTTAATCCTCTCAATAAGCAGAGGCTGCAGTTGCTTGGCGTTTCTTCAATGTCGATTGCATCAAAGTTTCAAGAGATTAATCCTCCAACACTTGATGACTTCTGCTACATCACAGATAACACTTACAAAAAGGAAGAGCTGGTGAAGATGGAAGCCGACATACTTAAGTCTCTTAAATTCGAAGTCAGCAGTCCAACCATTAATACCTTCTTGAGAAGATTCTCCAGGATTTCTGAACAGGATCGCAAATATCCTGATTTGGAGTTTGAGTTATTGGGATGCTACTTGGCAGAGTTGAGTTTGCTGGACTATGGCTGTGTCAACTTCTTGCCATCCATGATTGCTTCTTCTGTTGTGTTCCTTTCCAGGTTTATGTTCCACCCTGATAAACATCCATGGAATGCAACCCTTGAAAGGTTTTCAGGATACAAACCTGCCGATTTACAGGAATGTGTTCTTCTTATACAAGACTTGCAGTTGGGTAAAAGAGGAGGCTCCTTGGTAGCAGTCAGAGATAAATACAACCAGCATAAGTTTAAATGTGTTGGCTTGACCAAGGGCCCTCTTCAAATACCAAATTTATACTTTGAAGGTTGA